In one Carettochelys insculpta isolate YL-2023 chromosome 6, ASM3395843v1, whole genome shotgun sequence genomic region, the following are encoded:
- the MYRF gene encoding myelin regulatory factor isoform X4: MLNGLIKQEPGMGSVPLNPDRVQTPPWHQQAALSPGLIQDSDSLNGSYLDPNYQSIKWQPHQQNKWVTLYDANYKELPPPTYRVDADKGFNFSVGDDAFVCQKKNHFQVTVYIGMIGDPKYVKTPEGLKPLDCFYLKLHGVKLEALNQSINIEQSQSDRSKRPFNPVTVNLPPEQVTKVTVGRLHFSETTANNMRKKGKPNPDQRYFMLVVALQAHAQNQTYTLAAHISERIIVRASNPGQFESDSDVLWQRAQLPDTVFHHGRVGINTDRPDEALVVHGNVKVMGSLMHPSDIRAKEDIQEVDTTEQLKRISRMRLVHYNYKPEFAATVGIESTSETGVIAQEVKEILPEAVKDTGDMVFANGKTIENFLVVNKERIFMENVGAVKELCKLTDNLETRIDELERWSHKLAKLKRLDSMKSTVSSGAFSQTGSQFSRAGSVPHKKRPPKMASKSPSVVTEQACISQRFLQGTIIALVVVMAFSVVSMSTLYVLSLRNEEELADIDGSLAVPTACLLALFRHRGPGVPVALCPRLNQNFDKTHLVSSTASAGRASNGTSPHPVTGNTPVPAYGLPSPSIEVCLSPPCFSTCCSAAPTNGSAAAAAASASSPTPAPNRTDQLLTSLLPVTNIKAKSRGLMGKVTSHTKWPKIPEQSQVFGSPNASPSSPFSHLQSKSKYSSNLSLSRNSFPLGQARQPRSITQPISQPPGPTGTGQDGPDTVLHSIRIVENDMAITPQYCAASDTCRRGNVTYRIPISPSTAVSTNLTLEMNASSAVSIYLCGLESSDPCQSMVHVDSSTNTTGIQPLLQEVTHRWPVVLLSFQKFTYHFRVTQPGQTNCSTTPEHMGHLFTDYYFQFYWLCA; encoded by the exons CCCCCCGCCCACGTACCGGGTGGACGCAGACAAAGGGTTCAACTTCTCGGTGGGGGACGACGCCTTTGTGTGCCAGAAGAAGAATCACTTCCAGGTCACGGTCTACATTGGCATGATCGGCGACCCCAAGTATGTGAAGACCCCTGAAGGCCTGAAGCCCCTTGACTGCTTCTACCTGAAGCTGCATGGAGTGAAG ctggaggccttGAATCAGTCCATCAACATCGAGCAGTCGCAGTCTGACCGCAGCAAGCGGCCCTTCAACCCCGTCAC GGTCAACCTGCCCCCGGAGCAGGTCACGAAGGTCACTGTGGGACGGCTGCACTTCAGCGAGACCACGGCCAATAACATGAGGAAGAAGGGCAAGCCCAACCCTGACCAGAG GTATTTCATGCTGGTGGTGGCACTTCAGGCCCACGCCCAGAACCAGACCTACACGCTGGCTGCCCACATCTCTGAGCGCATCATTGTCAGA GCCTCCAACCCCGGTCAGTTCGAGAGTGACAGTGATGTCCTCTGGCAGCGGGCGCAGCTCCCCGACACGGTCTTTCACCACGGCCGTGTCGGCATCAACACAGACCGCCCCGACGAAGCCCTGGTGGTCCACGGCAATGTGAAGGTCATGGGATCACTGATGCACCCATCAGACATCCGAGCCAAAGAGGACATCCAGGAG GTGGACACCACAGAACAGCTGAAGAGGATCTCCCGTATGCGGCTGGTGCACTATAACTACAAGCCGGagtttgctgccactgtgggcatTGAAAGCACGTCTGAGACAG GTGTCATTGCTCAGGAAGTGAAGGAGATTCTCCCAGAAGCAGTGAAAGACACTGGAGACATGGTCTTTGCCAATGGGAAAACCATCGAGAACTTCCTGGTGGTGAATAAG GAGCGGATCTTCATGGAGAACGTGGGGGCGGTGAAGGAGCTCTGCAAACTGACTGACAACCTGGAGACCCGCATCGACGAGCTGGAGAGGTGGAGTCATAAGCTGGCAAAGCTCAAGCGGCTGGACAGCATGAAGTCGACGGTCAGCTCTGGGGCATTCAG CCAAACAGGAAGTCAGTTCAGCCGTGCAGGAAGTGTGCCCCACAAAAAGAGGCCCCCCAAAATGGCCAGCAAG TCCCCATCTGTTGTCACGGAACAAGCCTGCATCAGCCAGCGCTTCCTGCAAGGCACCATCATCGCCCTGGTCGTCGTCATGGCATTCAG TGTGGTGTCCATGTCCACGCTTTACGTGCTGAGCTTGCGCAACGAGGAGGAACTTGCCGATATTGATGG CTCTTTGGCTGTGCCCACTGCCTGTCTCCTGGCCCTTTTTCGGCACAGGGGTCCTGGGGTCCCGGTTGCTCTGTGCCCACG ATTAAATCAGAACTTTGATAAGACTCACCTGGTTTCTTCCACGGCTTCGGCAGGCAGAGCTAGCAATGGCACTTCCCCACACCCAG TGACAGGGAACACACCAGTCCCTGCCTATGGCTTGCCCAGCCCCAGCATAGAGGTGTGTTTGAGCCCTCCGTGTTTCTCCACGTGCTGTTCTGCTGCTCCCACcaatggctctgctgctgctgctgctgcctcggcgagcagccccacccctgcccctaaCCGCACAG ATCAGCTCCTCACTTCCCTGCTGCCGGTGACGAATATCAAAGCCAAATCGAGGGGGCTGATGGGGAAGGTGACCTCCCACACCAAGTGGCCAAAGATCCCGGAGCAGTCACAGGTCTTCGGCAGCCCCAacgccagcccctcctcccccttcagCCACCTTCAGAGCAAATCCAAATACAGCTCCAACCTCTCGCTGTCGCGAAACAGCTTCCCGCTGGGGCAGGCCCGGCAGCCGCGCAGCATCACCCAGCCCATCAGCCAGCCGCCCGGCCCCACAGGCACGGGGCAGGATG GGCCAGACACTGTGCTCCACTCCATACGGATTGTGGAAAACGACATGGCCATCACACCGCAGTACTGTGCAGCCAGCGACACGTGTAG GAGAGGAAACGTCACCTACCGCATCCCCATCAGCCCCTCCACAGCAGTGAGCACCAACCTGACCTTGGAGATGAA CGCCTCCTCTGCTGTGTCCATCTACCTTTGCGGCCTTGAGTCCAGTGACCCATGTCAGAGCATGGTGCATGTGGACAGCTCCACCAATACCACAGGCATCCAG CCTCTTCTCCAGGAAGTGACACATCGTTGGCCTGTGGTGTTGCTGTCTTTCCAGAAATTCACGTACCACTTCCGAGTCACCCAGCCT GGGCAAACCAACTGTAGCACCACCCCGGAGCACATGGGACACCTCTTCACTGACTATTATTTTCAGTTTTACTGGCTCTGTGCATGA